Proteins encoded within one genomic window of Microbacterium sp. zg-B185:
- a CDS encoding aromatic ring-opening dioxygenase LigA: protein MTDAPTTAPADTAAAVESPARKLGLVKAAGILGILGGIVLIVVGIVIWIAVSTQLRAENITIPDDAMAFQGQTVAGPFTAYVQADIIQHHALDASGGKTYAELAQDDPVRQTMMTASFLRASLFTSVVSFGVAVFAIGVGILSILFGWAIHRLATAPVVIKRSQGIAT from the coding sequence ATGACCGATGCCCCGACCACCGCCCCCGCCGACACGGCCGCCGCGGTCGAATCGCCCGCGCGCAAACTCGGGCTCGTCAAGGCCGCCGGGATCCTCGGAATCCTGGGCGGGATCGTGCTGATCGTGGTCGGCATCGTGATCTGGATCGCCGTCTCCACGCAGCTGCGGGCCGAGAACATCACCATCCCCGACGACGCGATGGCGTTCCAGGGGCAGACCGTCGCAGGACCATTCACCGCCTACGTGCAGGCCGACATCATCCAGCACCATGCCCTGGATGCGTCCGGCGGCAAGACGTACGCCGAACTCGCGCAGGACGATCCGGTGCGCCAGACCATGATGACCGCGTCGTTCCTGCGCGCATCGCTGTTCACCTCTGTGGTCTCGTTCGGCGTGGCCGTCTTCGCGATCGGCGTCGGCATCCTGTCCATCCTGTTCGGGTGGGCCATCCACCGACTCGCCACGGCCCCGGTCGTGATCAAGCGGTCCCAGGGCATCGCGACCTGA
- a CDS encoding PHP domain-containing protein, with the protein MHPFDALNEIATLLEREQSSRYKSKAFRAAADAIAGLSDEELRDTAALRRRKGIGDSTFAVISEALEGRVPGYLIDLRERAGVQRDSTLRAMLRGDLHSHSEWSDGLTSIDLMVQAARSLGHEYLALTDHSPRLRVANGLSPERLRAQLDIVRGMSGDGFTLLSGIEVDILEAGGLDQEPELLDELDVVVASAHSKLRMERGPMTRRLVAAVSDPRVDVLGHVTGRLVEGSRGTRPPSTLDARAVFEACAANGVAVEINSRPERQDPPDEMIAIALEVGCLFSIDSDAHAPGQLSLLDYGAERAERAGVPAERIVTTWPLERLREWTSRGR; encoded by the coding sequence ATGCACCCCTTCGACGCGCTGAACGAGATCGCCACCCTGCTGGAGCGGGAGCAGTCGTCGCGATACAAATCGAAGGCGTTCCGCGCGGCCGCAGACGCGATCGCCGGCCTCAGCGACGAGGAGCTGCGGGACACCGCTGCGCTGCGGCGCCGGAAGGGGATCGGCGATTCCACCTTCGCGGTCATCTCCGAGGCGCTCGAGGGCCGCGTTCCCGGCTACCTCATCGATCTGCGCGAACGAGCGGGCGTGCAGCGGGACTCGACCCTGCGCGCGATGCTGCGAGGCGACCTGCACAGCCACAGCGAATGGTCGGACGGACTGACCTCCATCGACCTGATGGTCCAGGCGGCTCGGAGTCTGGGGCACGAGTACCTTGCGCTGACCGACCACTCGCCGCGGCTGCGGGTGGCTAACGGCCTGTCTCCAGAGCGGCTTCGTGCTCAACTCGACATCGTCCGCGGGATGAGCGGCGACGGCTTCACGCTGCTGTCCGGGATCGAAGTCGACATTCTCGAAGCCGGCGGCCTGGACCAGGAACCGGAGCTGCTGGACGAATTGGACGTCGTGGTGGCCTCGGCGCACTCGAAGCTGCGCATGGAACGCGGCCCGATGACCCGCCGACTGGTCGCGGCGGTGTCCGATCCGCGTGTGGATGTGCTGGGGCACGTGACCGGACGCCTGGTCGAGGGCTCGCGGGGCACGCGCCCGCCGTCCACCCTCGATGCGCGCGCGGTGTTCGAGGCGTGCGCGGCCAACGGCGTCGCGGTCGAGATCAACTCGCGCCCCGAGCGGCAAGACCCCCCCGACGAGATGATCGCGATCGCCCTCGAGGTGGGATGCCTGTTCTCGATCGATTCGGACGCGCACGCACCCGGTCAGCTGTCGCTGCTGGACTACGGGGCCGAGCGCGCGGAGCGGGCCGGGGTACCCGCCGAGCGCATCGTGACCACCTGGCCGCTGGAGCGACTGCGGGAGTGGACATCGCGCGGCCGCTGA
- a CDS encoding MFS transporter, translating to MSPTPAARARRGIPWFIVAGLLVAALSLRGPIVAPTPVLRDIEADFGIGSATAGLLTTAPVLMFALLTPIAALVIRRSGAEPALMLSLGGVLLGTVIRALPGYGWMLAGMFVIGAAVTIGNIVIPVIIRRDVPPAHVGVITAAYVAMLNAGSLVTSLLTAPLAAVIGWPAALLSWVLLTIAGIALWGAHLSRSRRSGDGHEDRYSGRELPSEGAAPAARDIDSTTITGPLPVAARGRQERTILRRPVTWLLLAAFAAQTTIYYSLSTWLPTLTADELGLDQTAAGALASVFQGAAIAGAFVVPLLARFTPAIVPTLTICASWLILTGGMLLAPQLTWLWLIVGAIAHAGGFVVIFTALVTVARSDREAAGMSALVQGGGYAFGAVGAPVMGALHEWTGGWTLPLAVLLVLAVLYCVALLAAGRAARTSRR from the coding sequence GTGAGCCCGACGCCCGCGGCACGCGCGAGGCGCGGCATCCCCTGGTTCATCGTGGCGGGACTGCTCGTCGCGGCGCTCAGCCTGCGGGGGCCCATCGTCGCACCGACACCTGTGCTGCGCGACATCGAGGCGGACTTCGGCATCGGCTCGGCCACCGCGGGGCTGCTGACGACCGCGCCGGTGCTCATGTTCGCGCTGCTGACCCCGATCGCCGCGCTGGTGATCCGCAGGTCGGGCGCCGAGCCGGCGCTGATGCTCTCACTCGGCGGTGTGCTGCTGGGCACGGTGATCCGCGCCTTGCCCGGATACGGCTGGATGCTGGCCGGAATGTTCGTGATCGGGGCCGCGGTGACCATCGGCAACATCGTGATCCCCGTCATCATCCGCCGTGACGTGCCACCGGCGCATGTCGGCGTGATCACCGCCGCGTACGTGGCGATGCTCAACGCAGGCTCGCTCGTCACCTCGCTGCTGACGGCACCGCTGGCCGCGGTGATCGGCTGGCCGGCGGCGCTGCTGTCGTGGGTGCTGCTGACCATCGCGGGGATCGCCCTGTGGGGCGCGCACCTCTCCCGCAGCCGACGTTCCGGCGACGGGCACGAAGACCGGTACTCCGGGCGTGAGCTGCCAAGCGAGGGCGCAGCGCCCGCGGCCCGCGACATCGATTCGACCACGATCACCGGCCCGCTGCCGGTCGCGGCGCGGGGACGTCAGGAGCGCACCATCCTCCGGCGGCCGGTCACCTGGCTGCTGCTGGCGGCGTTCGCAGCGCAGACCACGATCTACTATTCCCTCTCCACGTGGCTGCCGACGCTGACTGCCGACGAACTGGGGCTGGATCAGACAGCCGCAGGCGCCTTGGCGTCTGTGTTCCAGGGCGCGGCCATCGCCGGCGCGTTCGTGGTGCCGCTGCTCGCCCGGTTCACCCCCGCGATCGTGCCGACGCTGACGATCTGCGCGTCGTGGCTGATCCTGACCGGGGGGATGCTGCTGGCACCACAGCTCACGTGGCTGTGGCTGATCGTCGGGGCAATCGCCCACGCCGGCGGCTTCGTCGTCATCTTCACCGCGCTCGTGACGGTGGCGCGCAGCGACCGTGAAGCTGCGGGGATGTCTGCGCTCGTCCAGGGCGGTGGGTACGCGTTCGGGGCGGTCGGTGCACCCGTGATGGGTGCGCTGCACGAATGGACCGGCGGCTGGACGCTCCCACTGGCGGTTCTCCTCGTGCTGGCCGTGCTCTACTGCGTGGCGCTTCTCGCGGCCGGCCGTGCAGCACGCACCAGCCGGCGCTGA
- a CDS encoding response regulator transcription factor: MIRVALADDHQLVRAGFRALLDSEPDIDVVVEASGGQALLRAIRETPVDVALLDIRMPDGDGLWTTEQIATDVALAGVRVVIVTTFELDEYVARAIRAGASGFLVKDTEPVDLIRAVRVVAGGDALLSPGVTRRLLERAAVGLRDAADPDRLGPLTERETEVLRLVGQGLTNDEIAQRLFLSPLTAKTHVSRIMQKLSARDRVQLVVTAYESGLVAPGWQ; the protein is encoded by the coding sequence GTGATCAGGGTCGCGCTGGCCGATGACCACCAGCTCGTGCGCGCGGGATTCCGTGCCCTGCTGGACTCGGAGCCCGACATCGACGTCGTCGTGGAGGCTTCCGGTGGCCAGGCTCTGCTGCGCGCGATCCGCGAGACGCCCGTGGACGTCGCTCTTCTGGACATCCGGATGCCGGATGGCGACGGCCTCTGGACGACAGAGCAGATCGCGACGGACGTCGCTCTGGCCGGCGTCCGCGTCGTGATCGTCACGACCTTCGAGCTGGACGAGTATGTCGCCCGGGCCATCCGGGCGGGCGCCAGCGGCTTCCTGGTGAAGGACACCGAACCGGTCGACCTGATCCGCGCGGTCCGCGTCGTCGCGGGCGGCGACGCGCTCCTCTCCCCCGGTGTCACGCGCCGCCTGCTCGAGCGCGCCGCCGTGGGACTGCGGGATGCCGCGGACCCCGATCGCCTCGGCCCGCTGACCGAGCGCGAGACCGAAGTGCTGCGGCTGGTCGGTCAGGGACTGACCAACGACGAGATCGCCCAGCGGCTGTTCCTGTCTCCACTGACGGCGAAGACGCACGTCTCGCGGATCATGCAGAAGCTGTCCGCCCGGGACCGCGTGCAGCTGGTCGTCACCGCCTACGAGTCCGGTCTGGTCGCGCCCGGCTGGCAGTAG
- a CDS encoding sensor histidine kinase, with the protein MSDERWDGSGSRSRPNPVVLLVVPVVLALLIQVPGTVGISLWQRVPFGYAALSVTLAAASALALLGARRYPGPTVAVVTALTVADLFVPPDLSPPYVALAFAIIGAVARRARLWALISVGAAWLVAIVALGLLNPDGVHPFRVAITTLALAACFAIGEGIRRRMDRGTERRAQLQERRRTVEQEERTRIARELHDVLAHSLSQIAVQSGVGLHLFDREPERAREALANIRALSATGLDEVRGVLSFLRGDEASPITAPLTPQPQLADLGMLATQRTGLGLEVTIADHLGETLPPSSVQTAAFRIAQEALTNVVRHSGGSAATITLDRVHSADGDQLVLTVEDDGTGRGPAATDGAGIRGMRERAELAGGELTITAAPRAGTVVTARIPWEGVA; encoded by the coding sequence ATGTCGGATGAGCGCTGGGACGGTTCCGGCTCCCGCTCGCGCCCGAACCCGGTAGTTCTGCTGGTCGTCCCGGTGGTGCTGGCGCTGCTCATCCAGGTTCCCGGCACGGTGGGCATCTCGCTCTGGCAGCGCGTCCCCTTCGGGTACGCCGCGCTGAGCGTCACGCTGGCTGCGGCATCCGCCCTGGCTCTGCTCGGAGCCCGCCGGTACCCCGGGCCGACGGTCGCTGTGGTGACGGCGCTCACCGTGGCGGATCTGTTCGTGCCACCCGACCTGTCACCCCCGTACGTCGCGCTCGCTTTCGCGATCATCGGAGCGGTGGCTCGACGCGCCCGCCTCTGGGCGCTCATCTCGGTCGGTGCGGCGTGGCTGGTCGCGATCGTCGCTCTGGGGCTGCTGAATCCCGACGGCGTGCACCCGTTCCGCGTCGCGATCACGACACTCGCCCTGGCCGCGTGCTTCGCGATCGGCGAGGGCATCCGGCGACGGATGGACCGCGGCACCGAACGCCGCGCCCAGCTTCAGGAGCGGCGGCGGACGGTCGAGCAGGAGGAGCGCACGCGCATCGCACGCGAACTGCACGACGTCCTCGCGCACTCGCTGAGCCAGATCGCCGTGCAGTCCGGAGTCGGGCTGCACCTGTTCGACAGGGAACCCGAGCGCGCCCGCGAGGCACTCGCGAACATCCGCGCGCTCAGTGCGACCGGACTGGACGAAGTGCGCGGAGTGCTCTCCTTCCTGCGCGGGGACGAAGCCTCCCCGATCACCGCGCCGCTCACCCCTCAGCCGCAGCTGGCCGACCTCGGGATGCTGGCGACGCAGCGCACCGGCCTCGGGCTGGAGGTGACCATCGCTGACCATCTCGGCGAGACACTGCCGCCCAGCTCCGTCCAGACCGCCGCGTTCCGGATCGCTCAGGAGGCGCTCACGAACGTCGTGCGCCACTCGGGTGGCTCTGCCGCGACCATCACCCTCGACCGGGTGCACTCCGCCGATGGGGATCAGCTCGTCCTCACCGTCGAGGACGACGGCACCGGGCGGGGTCCGGCCGCGACCGACGGCGCCGGCATCCGCGGTATGCGCGAGCGTGCGGAGCTGGCCGGCGGCGAGCTGACCATCACGGCCGCCCCTCGCGCCGGCACTGTGGTGACCGCACGCATCCCCTGGGAGGGTGTCGCGTGA
- a CDS encoding 5'-3' exonuclease, translating to MTERLMLLDSASLYFRAFYGVPDTVRAPDGTPVNAVRGFLDIITKLVTTYEPTHLVACWDDDWRPQWRVDLIPTYKTHRVAEITAVGPDIEVVPDPLEVQVPVIREVLDALGITIVGAAAHEADDVIGTLATRATLPVDVVTGDRDLFQLVDDAAQVRVIYTARGMSNLETVTDATVVAKYGVLPSQYADFATLRGDASDGLPGVAGIGEKTAASLLAAHGDLAGILAAAERGEGMSAGIRSKVLSSLPYLAVAPTVVEVVKDLDLDLDAREWVLQPLDDGARADAAALADRWALGTAMTRIIGALDATGARKG from the coding sequence GTGACCGAACGCCTCATGCTGCTGGACTCCGCGTCGCTGTACTTCCGTGCCTTCTACGGCGTGCCCGATACGGTACGAGCGCCTGACGGCACCCCCGTGAACGCGGTGCGCGGCTTCCTCGACATCATCACCAAGCTCGTGACGACCTACGAGCCCACCCATCTGGTCGCGTGCTGGGACGATGACTGGCGTCCGCAGTGGCGCGTCGACCTGATTCCGACGTACAAGACCCACCGGGTCGCCGAGATCACCGCCGTCGGGCCGGACATCGAGGTCGTCCCCGACCCGCTCGAGGTTCAGGTGCCTGTCATCCGCGAGGTCCTGGACGCGCTCGGCATCACGATCGTCGGCGCGGCCGCACACGAAGCCGACGACGTCATCGGCACTCTCGCAACGCGCGCGACTCTGCCCGTCGACGTCGTCACGGGCGACCGGGACCTGTTCCAGCTGGTGGACGACGCCGCACAGGTCCGCGTGATCTACACCGCCCGAGGGATGAGCAACCTCGAGACCGTCACCGACGCCACCGTCGTTGCCAAGTACGGCGTGCTGCCGAGCCAATATGCCGATTTCGCGACCCTGCGCGGCGACGCATCCGACGGGCTGCCGGGCGTGGCGGGCATCGGCGAGAAGACCGCCGCGAGCCTGCTCGCCGCGCACGGCGACCTCGCCGGCATTCTCGCGGCGGCCGAGCGCGGCGAAGGGATGTCGGCGGGGATCCGCAGCAAGGTCCTCTCCTCGCTGCCCTACCTGGCCGTCGCGCCGACGGTCGTCGAAGTCGTCAAGGACCTCGATCTCGACCTCGACGCCCGCGAATGGGTGCTGCAGCCCCTCGACGACGGTGCGCGGGCGGATGCCGCAGCCCTCGCCGACCGCTGGGCGCTGGGCACCGCGATGACGCGCATCATCGGCGCGCTGGACGCCACCGGCGCGCGCAAGGGCTGA
- a CDS encoding FUSC family protein, protein MRVTAGIRASHRSPLLQVVKSAIAIAASWLIAGLLIPGEPPVFAAIAALLVVAPSLNQSLTKAVERSIGVFTGVVIASLLGILLGGSTWVILLATVTGLLIAWALRLTPGSTNQVAISALLVLALGTATPAYAVNRVLETLIGAVIGILVNLALVPPVAVAPARNAVMALGNELANSLERLAGALESPQSAGQLHGLLVEARLMRPMKDAADAAIEVGTESLSLNPRGRRHREDLAAVQALLDRLGPIVTQTVGMTRAFADHYDPTIADEPAVQAIAEQLRRAAHDVRLEVRRTDAAPLIAEHREEPAALTAPLRVSTPSSDHWVLIGSMLEDLRRIHEALEPAS, encoded by the coding sequence ATGCGAGTCACCGCCGGCATCCGAGCCTCCCACCGCAGCCCACTCCTGCAGGTCGTCAAGTCGGCGATCGCCATCGCGGCGTCGTGGCTGATCGCGGGGTTGCTCATTCCGGGAGAGCCGCCTGTGTTCGCGGCGATCGCCGCCCTGCTGGTGGTCGCGCCGAGCCTGAACCAGTCGCTCACAAAGGCCGTCGAGCGCAGCATCGGAGTCTTCACCGGTGTCGTGATCGCCTCCCTGCTCGGCATCCTCCTCGGCGGCAGCACCTGGGTGATCCTGCTCGCCACGGTGACCGGATTGCTGATCGCGTGGGCGCTGCGCCTGACTCCGGGATCCACGAACCAGGTCGCCATCAGCGCGCTGCTGGTGCTCGCCCTGGGCACGGCCACGCCCGCCTACGCGGTCAACCGCGTGCTGGAGACGCTGATCGGCGCGGTGATCGGCATCCTGGTCAACCTCGCGCTGGTGCCGCCCGTCGCCGTCGCACCCGCACGCAACGCGGTCATGGCGCTCGGCAACGAGCTCGCCAATTCGCTCGAGCGGCTGGCCGGTGCGCTAGAGTCACCGCAGTCCGCGGGTCAGCTGCACGGCCTGCTCGTGGAAGCACGGCTCATGCGGCCGATGAAGGATGCCGCGGACGCGGCCATCGAGGTCGGGACGGAGTCGCTCTCCCTCAATCCGCGGGGGCGCCGGCACCGTGAGGACCTTGCCGCAGTCCAGGCGCTGCTGGACCGTCTGGGCCCCATCGTCACGCAGACCGTCGGCATGACCCGCGCGTTCGCCGACCACTACGACCCGACCATCGCGGACGAGCCCGCCGTCCAGGCGATCGCAGAGCAGCTGCGACGCGCCGCACACGACGTGCGCCTCGAAGTGCGACGAACGGATGCCGCGCCGTTGATCGCGGAGCACCGGGAGGAACCGGCCGCGCTGACCGCGCCGCTCAGGGTGAGCACGCCGTCGAGTGACCACTGGGTGCTGATCGGCTCCATGCTGGAGGACCTGCGCCGGATCCACGAGGCGCTCGAACCTGCCTCGTGA
- a CDS encoding isocitrate lyase/phosphoenolpyruvate mutase family protein, with the protein MSTQPEKAQTLAQLHAAPEILRVVNVWDVVSAKAIAAMSQTKALATAGHSIAATFGYPDGEKIPLDVMLDMIGRIAAAVDLPVSSDLDAGYGNPGETVRRAIGVGVVGANVEDALKPLAESVAAVEAIIAAGQAEGVPFVLNARTDAFVRAGDRPIAESIADAITRGRAYIDAGADLVFVPGKLDADTTRRLVDGIGERKISVIGVPGALSAAEYEALGVARISYGPLTQRVALTALQDVAADLYADGVIPTTTRNLN; encoded by the coding sequence ATGAGCACTCAGCCAGAAAAAGCACAGACCCTCGCCCAGCTGCATGCCGCGCCCGAGATCCTCCGCGTCGTGAACGTCTGGGACGTCGTGTCTGCCAAGGCCATCGCCGCCATGTCGCAGACCAAGGCGCTCGCCACCGCGGGCCACTCGATCGCCGCGACGTTCGGGTACCCCGACGGCGAGAAGATCCCCCTGGATGTGATGCTGGACATGATCGGCCGGATCGCCGCCGCCGTCGACCTGCCCGTCTCCTCGGACCTCGACGCCGGTTACGGCAACCCGGGCGAGACCGTCCGTCGTGCGATCGGCGTTGGTGTGGTGGGCGCCAACGTGGAGGACGCCCTGAAGCCCCTCGCGGAATCGGTCGCCGCCGTGGAGGCGATCATCGCCGCGGGGCAGGCGGAGGGTGTGCCCTTCGTGCTGAACGCCCGTACGGATGCGTTCGTGCGCGCCGGCGACCGCCCGATCGCGGAGTCCATCGCTGATGCGATCACCCGGGGTCGTGCCTACATCGATGCGGGAGCGGATCTCGTGTTCGTTCCGGGCAAGCTGGACGCGGACACCACCCGCCGGCTGGTCGACGGGATCGGCGAACGCAAGATCAGTGTCATCGGCGTTCCCGGCGCGCTGTCGGCTGCCGAGTACGAAGCGCTCGGTGTCGCGCGCATCTCGTACGGTCCGCTCACCCAGCGGGTCGCACTGACCGCGCTGCAGGATGTCGCCGCCGACCTCTACGCCGACGGAGTGATCCCGACCACCACGCGGAATCTGAACTGA
- a CDS encoding NAD(P)/FAD-dependent oxidoreductase — protein MEHTPVDVVVIGAGQAGLSAGYHLQRRGFVPVGRASQGERTFVVLDANDRPGGAWQHRWASLKMATVNGIHELPGHAVPEAPGHAASRDVLPPYFSEYESKYALDVRRPVRVTAVRRADEDPRGRLLVDTDDGAWAARYVINATGTWTRPFWPHYPGQSRFRGRQLHVADYGSAEQFAGQRVVIVGAGISAVQLLDEISRVADTFWVTRREPEWSEEAFDIPARVAAIAGVEDRVRRGLPPGSVISVTGMHWTPWARAAQARGVLERHPMFSAIEEDGVRMPDGSFEPADAILWATGFRPAVDHLAPLRLRTPDGGIRVADTRALDEPRLFLIGYGPSQSTIGANRAGRAAVGAIVADEAPVPA, from the coding sequence ATGGAGCACACGCCCGTCGACGTCGTGGTGATCGGCGCGGGCCAGGCGGGTCTGTCCGCGGGATACCACCTTCAACGCCGGGGATTCGTGCCCGTGGGGCGGGCGTCCCAGGGGGAGCGCACGTTCGTCGTCCTCGACGCGAACGACCGGCCGGGCGGCGCCTGGCAGCATCGGTGGGCGTCGCTGAAGATGGCGACGGTCAACGGCATCCACGAGCTGCCGGGGCATGCGGTGCCGGAGGCGCCCGGTCACGCCGCGAGCCGCGACGTGCTGCCGCCCTACTTCAGCGAATACGAGTCGAAGTACGCGCTCGACGTGCGTCGACCGGTGCGGGTGACTGCGGTGCGGCGTGCCGACGAGGACCCGAGGGGCCGGCTGCTGGTCGACACCGACGACGGCGCCTGGGCGGCGCGCTACGTGATCAACGCGACCGGCACATGGACGCGCCCGTTCTGGCCGCACTACCCCGGCCAGAGCCGCTTCCGCGGGCGGCAGCTGCACGTCGCCGATTACGGGTCCGCGGAGCAGTTCGCCGGTCAGCGCGTGGTGATCGTGGGGGCGGGGATCTCGGCGGTGCAGCTGCTCGATGAGATATCCCGGGTGGCCGACACGTTCTGGGTGACCCGACGCGAGCCGGAATGGTCCGAGGAGGCGTTCGACATCCCCGCGCGGGTGGCCGCCATCGCCGGGGTCGAGGATCGCGTGCGGCGGGGCCTGCCGCCGGGCAGCGTCATCTCGGTGACCGGCATGCACTGGACACCGTGGGCTCGGGCTGCCCAGGCGCGAGGCGTTCTGGAGCGGCATCCGATGTTCAGCGCGATCGAGGAGGACGGCGTCCGCATGCCGGACGGCTCCTTCGAGCCCGCGGATGCGATCCTCTGGGCAACCGGCTTCCGGCCGGCCGTGGACCACCTGGCGCCGCTGCGGCTGCGCACACCGGACGGTGGCATCCGCGTGGCAGACACCCGCGCTCTGGACGAGCCGCGGCTGTTCCTCATCGGCTACGGACCGTCGCAGTCCACCATCGGCGCCAACCGCGCCGGCCGCGCCGCGGTGGGGGCGATCGTCGCCGACGAGGCGCCTGTCCCCGCGTGA
- a CDS encoding methionine/alanine import family NSS transporter small subunit has protein sequence MTPIAITFLILAIVVVWGGLVASTLYLRSRPELTDYPPGGIDDHRDDDAPIIHDT, from the coding sequence ATGACCCCGATCGCCATCACCTTCCTGATCCTCGCGATCGTGGTCGTCTGGGGCGGGCTGGTGGCGAGCACGCTGTACCTCCGGTCCCGGCCCGAACTGACCGACTATCCGCCCGGCGGCATCGACGATCATCGCGACGATGACGCCCCGATCATCCATGACACCTGA
- a CDS encoding sodium-dependent transporter, protein MTDVQNGKPATPDKPREEWTGQVGFILAAIGSAVGLGNIWRFPGVAYENGGGAFLIPYLVALITAGIPILFLDYAIGHRFRGSAPTAFRRLGRGKVWMESLGWFQVAIAFVIGLYYTAVIAWALSYFGFSFDLRWGDDPAGFLTGEYLQVGDPGFSLEFVPGVLIPLLIVWLAVILVLVLGVAKGLQRVNVIFLPLLVVAFSILVVRALLLDGAAAGLNALFTPDWAALGDPNVWIAAYSQIFFSLSIAFGIMVTYASYRRRRSNLTGPGLVVAFANSSFEILAGIGVFATLGFFAFQQGIEVGELEGLTGVGLSFITFPAIVSQMPGGPIFGALFFGSLVMAGFTSLISVLQVVSAAVQEKFGISRRSAAVGVGILSAILSVLLFATTTGLLALDVTDQWANNVGIVASAVISTILVIWVLRSGPELRYHLNAVSTFRVGRIWVLLVGLLAPVVLGYMLIQRIITLIIEGYEGLPPWYLAVMGWGTIAFVIVAAIVLPMFRWRRSPDDFTAWPPYPPAGPVAASNSPTREGASS, encoded by the coding sequence ATGACGGACGTGCAGAACGGAAAGCCGGCCACTCCGGACAAGCCGCGGGAGGAATGGACCGGCCAGGTGGGGTTCATCCTGGCCGCGATCGGGTCCGCGGTAGGCCTGGGCAACATCTGGCGCTTCCCGGGCGTGGCGTACGAGAACGGCGGCGGCGCGTTCCTCATCCCCTATCTGGTGGCCCTGATCACCGCCGGAATCCCCATCCTGTTCCTCGACTACGCCATCGGGCACCGCTTCCGCGGCTCTGCGCCGACCGCGTTCCGACGACTCGGCAGGGGCAAGGTCTGGATGGAGTCGCTCGGGTGGTTCCAGGTGGCGATCGCGTTCGTGATCGGGCTGTACTACACCGCCGTGATCGCCTGGGCGCTCAGCTACTTCGGGTTCTCGTTCGATCTGCGATGGGGCGACGACCCGGCCGGCTTCCTCACCGGCGAATATCTGCAGGTCGGCGATCCCGGCTTCAGCCTGGAGTTCGTCCCCGGTGTGCTCATTCCGCTGCTGATCGTGTGGCTCGCGGTCATCCTCGTGCTCGTCCTGGGCGTGGCCAAGGGGCTGCAGCGGGTGAACGTCATCTTCCTGCCGCTCCTGGTCGTCGCCTTCTCGATCCTCGTCGTCCGCGCGCTGCTCCTGGACGGTGCTGCGGCAGGACTCAACGCACTGTTCACGCCGGACTGGGCGGCCCTGGGTGACCCGAACGTGTGGATCGCCGCGTACAGCCAGATCTTCTTCTCGCTCTCGATCGCGTTCGGGATCATGGTCACCTACGCGTCCTATCGACGGCGCCGCTCAAACCTCACCGGCCCGGGGCTCGTCGTGGCGTTCGCGAACTCGTCCTTCGAGATCCTCGCCGGCATCGGAGTGTTCGCGACCTTGGGATTCTTCGCCTTCCAGCAGGGCATCGAAGTCGGTGAACTCGAAGGTCTCACCGGCGTAGGCCTGTCCTTCATCACGTTCCCGGCGATCGTGTCCCAGATGCCCGGCGGACCGATCTTCGGGGCGCTGTTCTTCGGCTCGCTCGTGATGGCCGGTTTCACCTCCCTCATCTCCGTGCTGCAGGTGGTCTCGGCTGCGGTGCAGGAGAAGTTCGGGATCTCGCGCCGCAGCGCCGCAGTCGGTGTCGGCATCCTCTCCGCGATCCTGTCCGTCCTCCTGTTCGCCACCACGACGGGCCTGCTGGCTCTGGATGTGACCGACCAGTGGGCGAACAACGTCGGGATCGTCGCCTCCGCGGTCATATCGACCATCCTGGTGATCTGGGTGCTGCGGAGCGGCCCCGAACTGCGCTACCACCTGAACGCGGTGTCGACGTTCCGGGTGGGTCGGATCTGGGTTCTGCTGGTCGGACTGCTCGCACCCGTGGTGCTCGGCTACATGCTGATCCAGCGGATCATCACGTTGATCATCGAGGGCTATGAGGGGCTGCCGCCCTGGTATCTGGCGGTCATGGGCTGGGGAACGATCGCGTTCGTCATCGTCGCGGCCATCGTGCTGCCGATGTTCCGTTGGCGGCGGTCGCCGGATGACTTCACGGCCTGGCCCCCCTATCCGCCGGCTGGTCCGGTCGCCGCGTCGAACTCTCCGACGCGGGAAGGAGCATCGTCATGA